One part of the Phaenicophaeus curvirostris isolate KB17595 chromosome 2, BPBGC_Pcur_1.0, whole genome shotgun sequence genome encodes these proteins:
- the PGM3 gene encoding phosphoacetylglucosamine mutase, whose translation MDPEALKKYSAFHPKPAGVTLQYGTAGFRTKAEHLDHVMFRMGLLAVLRSKATVSTIGVMVTASHNPEEDNGVKLVDPLGEMLHPSWEEYATQLVNAEEQELQKTLNEICQKAAVNQHKDASVFIGRDTRPSSEKLSQSVIDGISILGGQYHDYGLVTTPQLHYMVCCQNTQGQYGKATLEGYYEKLSKAFAELIKQSPSSGESQRHLKIDCANGIGALKLSEMEPYFPKEVLINIYNDGTKEKLNHLCGADFVKVHQKPPKGLDMEPNERCCSFDGDADRIVYYYKDATGRFHLIDGDKIATLISIFLKELLAKMGQTLQMAVVQTAYANGSSTRYLEETLKVPVHCVKTGVKHLHHKAQEFDVGVYFEANGHGTVLFSKAAETTIRQLAKEEKDGERREAAKMLENMINLINQTVGDAISDMLVIEAILALKGLTVQQWDAIYTDLPNRLLKVQVADRRVIDTTDAERRAVTPSGLQEKIDALVKKYKLSRAFVRPSGTEDVVRIYAEADTQENADALAHEVSLAVYHLAGGRGAPPQPI comes from the exons ATGGATCCCGAAGCACTTAAGAAATATTCCGCATTCCATCCTAAACCTGCTGGAGTCACCCTTCAGTACGGCACTGCTGGCTTTCGCACCAAGGCTGAACACCTTGATCATGTTATGTTCCGCATGGGCTTGCTGGCAGTTCTCAGGTCCAAGGCCACGGTATCTACTATTGGTGTCATGGTTACAGCATCTCACAATCCTGAA GAAGATAATGGTGTAAAGCTGGTTGATCCTCTTGGTGAAATGCTGCACCCTTCCTGGGAAGAGTATGCCACGCAACTAGTAAATGCAGAGGAGCAAGAAttgcagaaaacactgaatgAGATCTgccaaaaagcagcagtgaacCAGCACAAAGATGCTTCCGTTTTTATTGGTAGAGACACCAG gccAAGCAGCGAGAAACTTTCACAGTCAGTAATAGATGGTATCTCCATTCTAGGTGGTCAGTACCACG ATTATGGTCTGGTGACAACACCACAGCTACATTACATGGTCTGCTGTCAAAACACCCAAGGCCAGTATGGGAAAGCAACACTGGAAGGTTACTATGAAAAATTATCCAAAGCTTTTGCAGAACTGATAAAACAG TCTCccagctctggagagagtcAGAGGCACTTGAAGATTGACTGTGCCAATGGAATAGGAGCCCTGAAATTATCAGAAATGGAGCCCTACTTTCCAAAGGAGGTGCTAATTAACATATATAATGATGGAACCAAGGAGAAGCTCAATCACTTATGTGGTGCAGATTTTGTGAAAGTTCACCAGAAGCCACCTAAGG GGCTGGACATGGAGCCCAATGAGAGGTGCTGCTCCTTTGATGGCGATGCAGACAGAATTGTTTATTACTATAAGGATGCAACTGGCCGTTTTCACCTAATCGATGGAGATAAAATAGCAACTTTAATTAGTATTTTCCTTAAAGAACTTCTTGCCAAG ATGGGACAGACCTTACAGATGGCAGTGGTACAAACAGCGTATGCCAATGGGAGTTCGACACGCTACCTTGAGGAAACactgaaa GTACCCGTGCACTGTGTCAAAACAGGAGTGAAACATCTGCATCACAAGGCCCAGGAGTTTGATGTTGGGGTTTATTTTGAGGCAAACGGACACGGCACA gtatTGTTTAGTAAAGCTGCTGAAACTACAATAAGACAACTggcaaaagaggagaaagatggtgaaagaagagaagcagcaaagatGCTTGAAAACATGATTAACCTGATTAATCAg ACAGTAGGAGATGCCATCTCAGACATGTTGGTTATTGAAGCAATCCTGGCTTTGAAGGGCCTGACAGTGCAACAGTGGGACGCCATCTACACCGACCTTCCCAACCGGCTGCTCAAAGTCCAG gTCGCAGACAGGCGCGTCATTGACACGACAGATGCAGAAAGACGTGCAGTTACACCTTCCGGGCTACAAGAGAAAATTGATGCTCTTGTAAAGAAGTACAAATTGTCACGAGCGTTTGTCCGTCCATCGGGAACAGAAGATGTAGTTAGAATATACGCTGAAGCAGACACACAG